Proteins encoded by one window of Chanos chanos chromosome 7, fChaCha1.1, whole genome shotgun sequence:
- the zpax4 gene encoding zona pellucida protein AX 4: protein MVTRTSMAVPPVEPSQTSLLDSTCRPKEVDQSRVPFTFIVNTCGTKVRTESNHVVYENEVVFHREFAPHQSSVITRDSDLRLTVRCHYPVTKTTRLYTDHMSSNEPWTMGAGSIIEMRGGPTTKGAFEVECTDRYLLISVPLPSSGLEPHFEAVDVDGFHLITQQYGSECGYTYSVLPLLGRVFLRASYFSCHADNQNDEVFTFKFKLITVDREGEESTLNISKTCSLTLPWAPREVICEENYMEVSVKSDLPCPYTGTFKEDLTTALSVAQGSAVSAWQVMFLGDGHLPEAMSTEEASNMGYFLDATTGRVVFRSSYGQRHSVIEMINGLAVEVLRPTIFFRQRWMVIMVDLVVACTLNDGSFDGASLSWETPMVVAPLVSGLPGFESQQIRVGMNGQLLDEQTAIDHGYTIAADMRTVEISVPYAAEGAFRKSFVMENVYHEFHLVQLRYEHVFVDDSGVETRHNQIRPLVTPLLDQHPFTVNQTVLKERIFTVFVGNFPFDVELVTVVFNGYNFTLPDAIERGYSITKIPFSNNTHGYTVKVPFEDSVVTKMYLHEGVLQYSLDINYTLSIMPKGEQYYHLASVVADIKDVFPPAFSALCTDSGISFKLDHTEFDYLWEVCIGQYPLTQQLADHCGYIMHNDSQTLTLNVPLFTTGYIYENITLQQFFGTFEVISRDAKSLEIVQSTAKRCPFNTSELIVCSTSGVMTVVSDVSKAVPEADHTRITLLDKTCKPKQMDENRVLFTFGLNTCGTRVLVNKLYVTYENEIVFDMALASVKKPVVTRELSNRLIIKCVYPVHGINRLFVDRKFRAEAPGMGSIQQPKIPMKGK from the exons atggtgacccGCACATCTATGGCTGTGCCACCAGTGGAACCGAGTCAAACATCTCTTCTGGATTCTACTTGCCGGCCTAAAGAGGTGGACCAGTCTCGTGTTCCCTTTACCTTCATAGTAAACACCTGTGGTACCAAAGTGAGG actGAGTCAAACCATGTTGTTTATGAGAATGAAGTAGTTTTTCATCGAGAGTTCGCTCCACACCAATCATCCGTTATCACCAGAGACTCTGATCTAAG GCTGACTGTTCGCTGTCATTATCCCGTCACCAAAACCACTCGCCTGTACACAGACCACATGTCCTCAAATGAGCCATGGACAATGGGAGCTGGCTCCATAATTGAAATGAGAGGTGGTCCGACCACAAAGG GTGCCTTTGAGGTTGAATGTACAGATCGGTACCTCCTTATCTCAGTTCCTCTGCCATCCTCAGGCCTTGAGCCTCATTTTGAAGCTGTTG ATGTGGATGGGTTTCACCTCATCACTCAGCAGTATGGTTCAGAGTGTGGCTACACATACAGTGTCCTGCCCCTACTGGGTCGTGTGTTTCTTAGAGCCTCCTACTTTTCCTGCCACGCTGATAACCAG AATGATGAAGTCTTTACCTTCAAGTTCAAGTTGATCACAGTTGATCGTGAAGGTGAGGAGTCCACACTCAACATCTCAAAGACCTGCTCTTTGACTTTACCCTGGGCTCCCAGAGAGGTCATCTGTGAGGAAAACTACATGGAG GTGTCTGTGAAGAGTGATCTCCCTTGTCCTTATACAGGGACTTTTAAAGAGGACTTGACTACTGCACTCTCTGta GCCCAAGGTTCTGCTGTGTCAGCCTGGCAGGTGATGTTCCTAGGGGATGGTCATCTTCCAGAAGCCATGTCCACTGAGGAGGCCAGCAACATGGGCTACTTCCTGGATGCAACAACTGGAAGGGTTGTGTTCCGTTCCTCTTATGGGCAGCGACACTCAGTCATCGAAATG atcaATGGCCTTGCAGTTGAAGTCCTCCGTCCAACGATATTCTTCAGACAAAGATGGATGGTTATAATGGTGGACCTAGTTGTTGCGTGTACATTAA ATGATGGCAGTTTTGATGGTGCAAGTCTGAGTTGGGAGACTCCCATGGTAGTAGCGCCACTTGTATCTGGTCTCCCTGGGTTTGAGAGCCAGCAGATTCGCGTTGGTATGAATGGCCAGCTCTTGGATGAGCAAACCGCTATAGACCATGGCTATACCATAGCTGCTGACATGAGGACTGTGGAGATTAGTGTCCCCTATGCTGCTGAGGGAGCCTTTAGAAAG AGCTTTGTAATGGAGAACGTGTACCACGAGTTCCACTTGGTCCAGCTGCGTTATGAACATGTGTTTGTAGATGACAGTGGAGTTGAGACCAGACATAATCAAATCAGGCCTTTGGTTACCCCTCTGTTGGACCAGCACCCTTTTACCGTTAACC AGACTGTCTTAAAGGAACGCATTTTTACTGTCTTTGTTGGTAACTTTCCTTTTGATGTGGAGTTGGTAACAGTGGTATTCAATGGGTACAACTTCACACTGCCTGATGCTATTGAAAGGGGGTACTCCATCACCAAGATCCCCTTTTCCAACAACACCCATGGCTACACTGTTAAGGTGCCATTTGAGGACTCAGTTGTCACTAAGATG TACCTCCATGAGGGTGTCCTTCAGTACTCTTTGGACATCAACTACACCCTGAGCATCATGCCAAAGGGAGAGCAGTATTACCATCTAGCCTCTGTGGTGGCAGACATCAAGGATGTCT tcCCTCCTGCCTTTAGTGCCCTTTGCACTGACTCGGGCATCAGCTTTAAGTTGGACCATACGGAGTTTGATTATTTGTGGGAAGTTTGCATTGGGCAGTACCCTCTCACCCAGCAGTTGGCAGACCACTGTGGATACATTATGCACAATGATAGCCAGACTTTAACTCTGAATGTTCCTCTCTTCACCACTGGCTACATTTATGAG AATATTACTCTGCAGCAGTTCTTTGGTACTTTTGAAGTTATTTCGAGAGATGCAAAAAGCCTGGAAATTGTGCAGTCTACAGCCAAACGCTGTCCCTTCAATACCTCGGAGCTCATAG TTTGTTCTACCAGCGGGGTCATGACTGTGGTGAGTGACGTCTCTAAAGCAGTCCCTGAAGCAGACCACACAAGAATAACCCTACTGGACAAGACCTGTAAACCCAAAcaaatggatgaaaacagagTTCTCTTTACTTTTGGACTGAACACCTGTGGAACAAGAGTCTTG GTTAACAAATTGTATGTGACTTATGAGAATGAAATCGTGTTTGACATGGCTCTAGCTTCTGTGAAGAAGCCAGTCGTCACAAGAGAACTTTCAAA CAGGTTGATCATTAAATGCGTCTATCCAGTACACGGCATCAACAGACTGTTTGTAGATAGGAAATTCAGAGCTGAGGCACCTGGGATGGGGTCCATCCAACAGCCCAAAATTCCCATGAAAGGCAAGTGA